The following are encoded in a window of Kogia breviceps isolate mKogBre1 chromosome 12, mKogBre1 haplotype 1, whole genome shotgun sequence genomic DNA:
- the ZNF384 gene encoding zinc finger protein 384 isoform X10: MEESHFNSNPYFWPSIPTVSGQIENTMFINKMKDQLLPEKGCGLAPPHYPTLLTVPASVSLPSGISMDTESKSDQLTPHSQASVTQNITVVPVPSTGLMTAGPGLVITSPSGSLVTTASSAQTFPISAPMIVSALPPGSQALQVVPDLSKKVASTLTEEGGGGGGGGGTVAAKPPRGRKKKRMLESGLPEMNDPYVLSPEDDDDHQKDGKTYRCRMCSLTFYSKSEMQIHSKSHTETKPHKCPHCSKTFANSSYLAQHIRIHSGAKPYSCNFCEKSFRQLSHLQQHTRIHTGDRPYKCAHPGCEKAFTQLSNLQSHRRQHNKDKPFKCHNCHRAYTDATSLEVHLSTHTVKHAKVYTCTICSRAYTSETYLMKHMRKHNPPDLQQQVQAAAAAAAVAQAQAQAQAQAQAQAQAQASQASQQPQQQPPQPPHFQSPGAAPQGGGGGDSNPNPPPQCSFDLTPYKTAEHHKDICLTVTTSTIQVEHLASS, from the exons ATGGAAGAATCTCACTTCAATTCTAACCCGTACTTCTGGCCTTCCATCCCCACGGTCTCAGGACAG ATTGAGAACACGATGTTCATCAACAAGATGAAGGACCAGCTGTTGCCAGAGAAGGGCTGTGGGCTGGCTCCACCCCACTACCCCACCTTGCTGACAGTGCCTGCCTCCGTGTCCCTGCCCTCGGGCATCAGCATGGACACAGAGTCCAAGTCAGACCAGCTGACCCCACATAGCCAGGCGTCCGTTACCCAGAATATCACGGTGGTCCCTGTGCCGTCGACAGGACTGATGACCGCTG GTCCCGGCTTGGTCATCACATCCCCCTCAGGCTCCCTCGTGACCACAGCCTCGTCAGCTCAGACCTTCCCCATTTCGGCTCCCATGATTGTCTCAGCTCTTCCCCCTGGCTCACAAGCCCTGCAGGTGGTCCCTGACCTCTCTAAGAAGGTAGCATCGACCCTAACAGAGGAAggaggcggcggtggcggcggcggtggcACTGTGGCCGCTAAGCCCCCCCGGGGCCGAAAGAAGAAGCGGATGCTGGAATCGGGGCTGCCCGAGATGAACGACCCTTACGTCCTCTCTCCCGAGGATGACGATGACCATCAGAAAGACGGCAAGACCTACAG GTGCCGGATGTGCTCCCTGACGTTCTACTCGAAGTCGGAGATGCAGATCCACTCCAAGTCACACACCGAGACCAAGCCCCACAAGTGCCCGCACTGCTCCAAGACGTTCGCCAACAGCTCCTACCTGGCCCAGCACATCCGCATCCACTCGGGGGCCAAGCCCTACAGCTGTAACTTCTGTGAGAAGTCCTTCCGccagctctcccacctccagcAGCACACCCG AATCCACACCGGGGATAGGCCGTACAAATGTGCCCACCCGGGCTGCGAGAAAGCCTTCACACAGCTCTCCAACCTGCAG TCCCACAGGCGGCAGCACAACAAAGATAAACCCTTCAAGTGCCACAACTGTCACCGGGCGTACACAGACGCAACCTCGCTGGAGGTGCACCTGTCCACGCACACAGTGAAGCATGCCAAGGTGTACACCTGCACCATCTGCAGCCGGGCATACACGTCG GAAACGTACCTGATGAAGCACATGCGCAAACACAACCCTCCTGATCTCCAGCAGCAGGTGCAggcagcggcggcagcggcggcagtggcccaggcccaggcccaggcgcAAGCGCAGGCCCAAGCGCAGGCGCAGGCCCAGGCCTCCCAGGCTTCGCAGCAGCCACAGCAGCAGCCGCCACAGCCTCCGCACTTCCAGTCCCCGGGGGCGGCTCCTCAGGGCGGGGGTGGCGGGGACAGCAACCCCAATCCCCCGCCCCAGTGCTCCTTCGACCTGACCCCCTATAAGACGGCAGAGCACCACAAGGACATCTGCCTCACCGTCACCACCAGCACCATCCAGGTAGAGCACCTGGCCAGCTCGTAG
- the ZNF384 gene encoding zinc finger protein 384 isoform X3, giving the protein MEESHFNSNPYFWPSIPTVSGQIENTMFINKMKDQLLPEKGCGLAPPHYPTLLTVPASVSLPSGISMDTESKSDQLTPHSQASVTQNITVVPVPSTGLMTAGVSCSQRWRREGSQSRGPGLVITSPSGSLVTTASSAQTFPISAPMIVSALPPGSQALQVVPDLSKKVASTLTEEGGGGGGGGGTVAAKPPRGRKKKRMLESGLPEMNDPYVLSPEDDDDHQKDGKTYRCRMCSLTFYSKSEMQIHSKSHTETKPHKCPHCSKTFANSSYLAQHIRIHSGAKPYSCNFCEKSFRQLSHLQQHTRIHSKMHTETIKPHKCPHCSKTFANTSYLAQHLRIHSGAKPYNCSYCQKAFRQLSHLQQHTRIHTGDRPYKCAHPGCEKAFTQLSNLQSHRRQHNKDKPFKCHNCHRAYTDATSLEVHLSTHTVKHAKVYTCTICSRAYTSETYLMKHMRKHNPPDLQQQVQAAAAAAAVAQAQAQAQAQAQAQAQAQASQASQQPQQQPPQPPHFQSPGAAPQGGGGGDSNPNPPPQCSFDLTPYKTAEHHKDICLTVTTSTIQVEHLASS; this is encoded by the exons ATGGAAGAATCTCACTTCAATTCTAACCCGTACTTCTGGCCTTCCATCCCCACGGTCTCAGGACAG ATTGAGAACACGATGTTCATCAACAAGATGAAGGACCAGCTGTTGCCAGAGAAGGGCTGTGGGCTGGCTCCACCCCACTACCCCACCTTGCTGACAGTGCCTGCCTCCGTGTCCCTGCCCTCGGGCATCAGCATGGACACAGAGTCCAAGTCAGACCAGCTGACCCCACATAGCCAGGCGTCCGTTACCCAGAATATCACGGTGGTCCCTGTGCCGTCGACAGGACTGATGACCGCTG GAGTCTCCTGTTCTCAGAggtggagaagagaagggagtCAATCAAGGG GTCCCGGCTTGGTCATCACATCCCCCTCAGGCTCCCTCGTGACCACAGCCTCGTCAGCTCAGACCTTCCCCATTTCGGCTCCCATGATTGTCTCAGCTCTTCCCCCTGGCTCACAAGCCCTGCAGGTGGTCCCTGACCTCTCTAAGAAGGTAGCATCGACCCTAACAGAGGAAggaggcggcggtggcggcggcggtggcACTGTGGCCGCTAAGCCCCCCCGGGGCCGAAAGAAGAAGCGGATGCTGGAATCGGGGCTGCCCGAGATGAACGACCCTTACGTCCTCTCTCCCGAGGATGACGATGACCATCAGAAAGACGGCAAGACCTACAG GTGCCGGATGTGCTCCCTGACGTTCTACTCGAAGTCGGAGATGCAGATCCACTCCAAGTCACACACCGAGACCAAGCCCCACAAGTGCCCGCACTGCTCCAAGACGTTCGCCAACAGCTCCTACCTGGCCCAGCACATCCGCATCCACTCGGGGGCCAAGCCCTACAGCTGTAACTTCTGTGAGAAGTCCTTCCGccagctctcccacctccagcAGCACACCCG GATCCACTCCAAGATGCACACGGAGACCATCAAGCCCCACAAGTGCCCGCACTGCTCCAAGACCTTCGCCAACACCTCCTACCTGGCCCAGCACCTCCGTATCCACTCGGGGGCCAAGCCCTACAACTGTTCCTACTGCCAGAAGGCCTTCCGccagctctcccacctccagcAGCACACACG AATCCACACCGGGGATAGGCCGTACAAATGTGCCCACCCGGGCTGCGAGAAAGCCTTCACACAGCTCTCCAACCTGCAG TCCCACAGGCGGCAGCACAACAAAGATAAACCCTTCAAGTGCCACAACTGTCACCGGGCGTACACAGACGCAACCTCGCTGGAGGTGCACCTGTCCACGCACACAGTGAAGCATGCCAAGGTGTACACCTGCACCATCTGCAGCCGGGCATACACGTCG GAAACGTACCTGATGAAGCACATGCGCAAACACAACCCTCCTGATCTCCAGCAGCAGGTGCAggcagcggcggcagcggcggcagtggcccaggcccaggcccaggcgcAAGCGCAGGCCCAAGCGCAGGCGCAGGCCCAGGCCTCCCAGGCTTCGCAGCAGCCACAGCAGCAGCCGCCACAGCCTCCGCACTTCCAGTCCCCGGGGGCGGCTCCTCAGGGCGGGGGTGGCGGGGACAGCAACCCCAATCCCCCGCCCCAGTGCTCCTTCGACCTGACCCCCTATAAGACGGCAGAGCACCACAAGGACATCTGCCTCACCGTCACCACCAGCACCATCCAGGTAGAGCACCTGGCCAGCTCGTAG
- the ZNF384 gene encoding zinc finger protein 384 isoform X7, with product MEESHFNSNPYFWPSIPTVSGQIENTMFINKMKDQLLPEKGCGLAPPHYPTLLTVPASVSLPSGISMDTESKSDQLTPHSQASVTQNITVVPVPSTGLMTAGPGLVITSPSGSLVTTASSAQTFPISAPMIVSALPPGSQALQVVPDLSKKVASTLTEEGGGGGGGGGTVAAKPPRGRKKKRMLESGLPEMNDPYVLSPEDDDDHQKDGKTYRSEGNCGTGNGQSLGLMDSVPGSTTNLLCDPGCRMCSLTFYSKSEMQIHSKSHTETKPHKCPHCSKTFANSSYLAQHIRIHSGAKPYSCNFCEKSFRQLSHLQQHTRIHTGDRPYKCAHPGCEKAFTQLSNLQSHRRQHNKDKPFKCHNCHRAYTDATSLEVHLSTHTVKHAKVYTCTICSRAYTSETYLMKHMRKHNPPDLQQQVQAAAAAAAVAQAQAQAQAQAQAQAQAQASQASQQPQQQPPQPPHFQSPGAAPQGGGGGDSNPNPPPQCSFDLTPYKTAEHHKDICLTVTTSTIQVEHLASS from the exons ATGGAAGAATCTCACTTCAATTCTAACCCGTACTTCTGGCCTTCCATCCCCACGGTCTCAGGACAG ATTGAGAACACGATGTTCATCAACAAGATGAAGGACCAGCTGTTGCCAGAGAAGGGCTGTGGGCTGGCTCCACCCCACTACCCCACCTTGCTGACAGTGCCTGCCTCCGTGTCCCTGCCCTCGGGCATCAGCATGGACACAGAGTCCAAGTCAGACCAGCTGACCCCACATAGCCAGGCGTCCGTTACCCAGAATATCACGGTGGTCCCTGTGCCGTCGACAGGACTGATGACCGCTG GTCCCGGCTTGGTCATCACATCCCCCTCAGGCTCCCTCGTGACCACAGCCTCGTCAGCTCAGACCTTCCCCATTTCGGCTCCCATGATTGTCTCAGCTCTTCCCCCTGGCTCACAAGCCCTGCAGGTGGTCCCTGACCTCTCTAAGAAGGTAGCATCGACCCTAACAGAGGAAggaggcggcggtggcggcggcggtggcACTGTGGCCGCTAAGCCCCCCCGGGGCCGAAAGAAGAAGCGGATGCTGGAATCGGGGCTGCCCGAGATGAACGACCCTTACGTCCTCTCTCCCGAGGATGACGATGACCATCAGAAAGACGGCAAGACCTACAG GAGCGAAGGGAACTGCGGCACAGGAAATGGACAGAGCCTTGGGCTCATGGATTCAGTTCCCGGCTCCACCAcgaacttgctgtgtgaccctgg GTGCCGGATGTGCTCCCTGACGTTCTACTCGAAGTCGGAGATGCAGATCCACTCCAAGTCACACACCGAGACCAAGCCCCACAAGTGCCCGCACTGCTCCAAGACGTTCGCCAACAGCTCCTACCTGGCCCAGCACATCCGCATCCACTCGGGGGCCAAGCCCTACAGCTGTAACTTCTGTGAGAAGTCCTTCCGccagctctcccacctccagcAGCACACCCG AATCCACACCGGGGATAGGCCGTACAAATGTGCCCACCCGGGCTGCGAGAAAGCCTTCACACAGCTCTCCAACCTGCAG TCCCACAGGCGGCAGCACAACAAAGATAAACCCTTCAAGTGCCACAACTGTCACCGGGCGTACACAGACGCAACCTCGCTGGAGGTGCACCTGTCCACGCACACAGTGAAGCATGCCAAGGTGTACACCTGCACCATCTGCAGCCGGGCATACACGTCG GAAACGTACCTGATGAAGCACATGCGCAAACACAACCCTCCTGATCTCCAGCAGCAGGTGCAggcagcggcggcagcggcggcagtggcccaggcccaggcccaggcgcAAGCGCAGGCCCAAGCGCAGGCGCAGGCCCAGGCCTCCCAGGCTTCGCAGCAGCCACAGCAGCAGCCGCCACAGCCTCCGCACTTCCAGTCCCCGGGGGCGGCTCCTCAGGGCGGGGGTGGCGGGGACAGCAACCCCAATCCCCCGCCCCAGTGCTCCTTCGACCTGACCCCCTATAAGACGGCAGAGCACCACAAGGACATCTGCCTCACCGTCACCACCAGCACCATCCAGGTAGAGCACCTGGCCAGCTCGTAG
- the ZNF384 gene encoding zinc finger protein 384 isoform X6, whose protein sequence is MEESHFNSNPYFWPSIPTVSGQIENTMFINKMKDQLLPEKGCGLAPPHYPTLLTVPASVSLPSGISMDTESKSDQLTPHSQASVTQNITVVPVPSTGLMTAGVSCSQRWRREGSQSRGPGLVITSPSGSLVTTASSAQTFPISAPMIVSALPPGSQALQVVPDLSKKVASTLTEEGGGGGGGGGTVAAKPPRGRKKKRMLESGLPEMNDPYVLSPEDDDDHQKDGKTYRSEGNCGTGNGQSLGLMDSVPGSTTNLLCDPGCRMCSLTFYSKSEMQIHSKSHTETKPHKCPHCSKTFANSSYLAQHIRIHSGAKPYSCNFCEKSFRQLSHLQQHTRIHTGDRPYKCAHPGCEKAFTQLSNLQSHRRQHNKDKPFKCHNCHRAYTDATSLEVHLSTHTVKHAKVYTCTICSRAYTSETYLMKHMRKHNPPDLQQQVQAAAAAAAVAQAQAQAQAQAQAQAQAQASQASQQPQQQPPQPPHFQSPGAAPQGGGGGDSNPNPPPQCSFDLTPYKTAEHHKDICLTVTTSTIQVEHLASS, encoded by the exons ATGGAAGAATCTCACTTCAATTCTAACCCGTACTTCTGGCCTTCCATCCCCACGGTCTCAGGACAG ATTGAGAACACGATGTTCATCAACAAGATGAAGGACCAGCTGTTGCCAGAGAAGGGCTGTGGGCTGGCTCCACCCCACTACCCCACCTTGCTGACAGTGCCTGCCTCCGTGTCCCTGCCCTCGGGCATCAGCATGGACACAGAGTCCAAGTCAGACCAGCTGACCCCACATAGCCAGGCGTCCGTTACCCAGAATATCACGGTGGTCCCTGTGCCGTCGACAGGACTGATGACCGCTG GAGTCTCCTGTTCTCAGAggtggagaagagaagggagtCAATCAAGGG GTCCCGGCTTGGTCATCACATCCCCCTCAGGCTCCCTCGTGACCACAGCCTCGTCAGCTCAGACCTTCCCCATTTCGGCTCCCATGATTGTCTCAGCTCTTCCCCCTGGCTCACAAGCCCTGCAGGTGGTCCCTGACCTCTCTAAGAAGGTAGCATCGACCCTAACAGAGGAAggaggcggcggtggcggcggcggtggcACTGTGGCCGCTAAGCCCCCCCGGGGCCGAAAGAAGAAGCGGATGCTGGAATCGGGGCTGCCCGAGATGAACGACCCTTACGTCCTCTCTCCCGAGGATGACGATGACCATCAGAAAGACGGCAAGACCTACAG GAGCGAAGGGAACTGCGGCACAGGAAATGGACAGAGCCTTGGGCTCATGGATTCAGTTCCCGGCTCCACCAcgaacttgctgtgtgaccctgg GTGCCGGATGTGCTCCCTGACGTTCTACTCGAAGTCGGAGATGCAGATCCACTCCAAGTCACACACCGAGACCAAGCCCCACAAGTGCCCGCACTGCTCCAAGACGTTCGCCAACAGCTCCTACCTGGCCCAGCACATCCGCATCCACTCGGGGGCCAAGCCCTACAGCTGTAACTTCTGTGAGAAGTCCTTCCGccagctctcccacctccagcAGCACACCCG AATCCACACCGGGGATAGGCCGTACAAATGTGCCCACCCGGGCTGCGAGAAAGCCTTCACACAGCTCTCCAACCTGCAG TCCCACAGGCGGCAGCACAACAAAGATAAACCCTTCAAGTGCCACAACTGTCACCGGGCGTACACAGACGCAACCTCGCTGGAGGTGCACCTGTCCACGCACACAGTGAAGCATGCCAAGGTGTACACCTGCACCATCTGCAGCCGGGCATACACGTCG GAAACGTACCTGATGAAGCACATGCGCAAACACAACCCTCCTGATCTCCAGCAGCAGGTGCAggcagcggcggcagcggcggcagtggcccaggcccaggcccaggcgcAAGCGCAGGCCCAAGCGCAGGCGCAGGCCCAGGCCTCCCAGGCTTCGCAGCAGCCACAGCAGCAGCCGCCACAGCCTCCGCACTTCCAGTCCCCGGGGGCGGCTCCTCAGGGCGGGGGTGGCGGGGACAGCAACCCCAATCCCCCGCCCCAGTGCTCCTTCGACCTGACCCCCTATAAGACGGCAGAGCACCACAAGGACATCTGCCTCACCGTCACCACCAGCACCATCCAGGTAGAGCACCTGGCCAGCTCGTAG
- the ZNF384 gene encoding zinc finger protein 384 isoform X8 gives MEESHFNSNPYFWPSIPTVSGQIENTMFINKMKDQLLPEKGCGLAPPHYPTLLTVPASVSLPSGISMDTESKSDQLTPHSQASVTQNITVVPVPSTGLMTAALQVVPDLSKKVASTLTEEGGGGGGGGGTVAAKPPRGRKKKRMLESGLPEMNDPYVLSPEDDDDHQKDGKTYRCRMCSLTFYSKSEMQIHSKSHTETKPHKCPHCSKTFANSSYLAQHIRIHSGAKPYSCNFCEKSFRQLSHLQQHTRIHSKMHTETIKPHKCPHCSKTFANTSYLAQHLRIHSGAKPYNCSYCQKAFRQLSHLQQHTRIHTGDRPYKCAHPGCEKAFTQLSNLQSHRRQHNKDKPFKCHNCHRAYTDATSLEVHLSTHTVKHAKVYTCTICSRAYTSETYLMKHMRKHNPPDLQQQVQAAAAAAAVAQAQAQAQAQAQAQAQAQASQASQQPQQQPPQPPHFQSPGAAPQGGGGGDSNPNPPPQCSFDLTPYKTAEHHKDICLTVTTSTIQVEHLASS, from the exons ATGGAAGAATCTCACTTCAATTCTAACCCGTACTTCTGGCCTTCCATCCCCACGGTCTCAGGACAG ATTGAGAACACGATGTTCATCAACAAGATGAAGGACCAGCTGTTGCCAGAGAAGGGCTGTGGGCTGGCTCCACCCCACTACCCCACCTTGCTGACAGTGCCTGCCTCCGTGTCCCTGCCCTCGGGCATCAGCATGGACACAGAGTCCAAGTCAGACCAGCTGACCCCACATAGCCAGGCGTCCGTTACCCAGAATATCACGGTGGTCCCTGTGCCGTCGACAGGACTGATGACCGCTG CCCTGCAGGTGGTCCCTGACCTCTCTAAGAAGGTAGCATCGACCCTAACAGAGGAAggaggcggcggtggcggcggcggtggcACTGTGGCCGCTAAGCCCCCCCGGGGCCGAAAGAAGAAGCGGATGCTGGAATCGGGGCTGCCCGAGATGAACGACCCTTACGTCCTCTCTCCCGAGGATGACGATGACCATCAGAAAGACGGCAAGACCTACAG GTGCCGGATGTGCTCCCTGACGTTCTACTCGAAGTCGGAGATGCAGATCCACTCCAAGTCACACACCGAGACCAAGCCCCACAAGTGCCCGCACTGCTCCAAGACGTTCGCCAACAGCTCCTACCTGGCCCAGCACATCCGCATCCACTCGGGGGCCAAGCCCTACAGCTGTAACTTCTGTGAGAAGTCCTTCCGccagctctcccacctccagcAGCACACCCG GATCCACTCCAAGATGCACACGGAGACCATCAAGCCCCACAAGTGCCCGCACTGCTCCAAGACCTTCGCCAACACCTCCTACCTGGCCCAGCACCTCCGTATCCACTCGGGGGCCAAGCCCTACAACTGTTCCTACTGCCAGAAGGCCTTCCGccagctctcccacctccagcAGCACACACG AATCCACACCGGGGATAGGCCGTACAAATGTGCCCACCCGGGCTGCGAGAAAGCCTTCACACAGCTCTCCAACCTGCAG TCCCACAGGCGGCAGCACAACAAAGATAAACCCTTCAAGTGCCACAACTGTCACCGGGCGTACACAGACGCAACCTCGCTGGAGGTGCACCTGTCCACGCACACAGTGAAGCATGCCAAGGTGTACACCTGCACCATCTGCAGCCGGGCATACACGTCG GAAACGTACCTGATGAAGCACATGCGCAAACACAACCCTCCTGATCTCCAGCAGCAGGTGCAggcagcggcggcagcggcggcagtggcccaggcccaggcccaggcgcAAGCGCAGGCCCAAGCGCAGGCGCAGGCCCAGGCCTCCCAGGCTTCGCAGCAGCCACAGCAGCAGCCGCCACAGCCTCCGCACTTCCAGTCCCCGGGGGCGGCTCCTCAGGGCGGGGGTGGCGGGGACAGCAACCCCAATCCCCCGCCCCAGTGCTCCTTCGACCTGACCCCCTATAAGACGGCAGAGCACCACAAGGACATCTGCCTCACCGTCACCACCAGCACCATCCAGGTAGAGCACCTGGCCAGCTCGTAG